In the Drosophila takahashii strain IR98-3 E-12201 chromosome 3R, DtakHiC1v2, whole genome shotgun sequence genome, one interval contains:
- the Xe7 gene encoding A-kinase anchor protein 17A isoform X1 produces the protein MTNIQSIENVADCTPLYLPHSLYLKPLAKMQISVSLPPIKTGKSVSNLEIMDKLGVELKPDKFLLLKVSKSTVNTIRLEAELDERKRLRTAIQRLDGISLRISGFSESFRVRCTEHKDDFPTRHDWDSYFRDARNMDEMKAGERPDTIHLSHLPMRWFCPRHSEHEEHVKPSESIFKRIFEKYGRVRMVDIPICDPYRKSMQADINGMRTFSFEQDVLFEAYVQFEEYSSFVRAMDEFRGTKLVRKFVDKTQAINICVTFDKQKHLSDSHVQRRERMRKKCIAKAQAEDEEREKLKKQQEEQLERERQKQEELKTAEAEKQREREEKRKEKHLKKIQERGQVEISQKIRIEERKLMIAQRKLESIRTLEKLFERIQLKQKDKNRRAKQDEVKDIQRGRLVEKYKAATEKLVCDQRKIVQDIKSNTPLMGLLKSKSKKSSAPMDASSDDEVAASKRHKLGNGITDSATATDVNAALNPLKAVAAMAAVPGAGAYSAEAASEWMQSLSMFGYGLPGVFPGALYRPPAPFPVSSNYRGFAPRPRGRGRGRGIGMRGGRSGYDSYYNSKHDRYDDDGDNGYYHKPSRGRNRSRSSSSYSRSRSRSRGRRVVCRSRRSKSRSRSHYRKSSYSSRSRRSHSRSSRSRSKSASQRKNRKLASTRRSRSTSYSRSRSRSHSRRRSTSRRDHRSRHRSSRSNSRSRSHTPKDVKLEADKLVASAEKIQRTIEQHTKDRMREEEREIKENFRHARTNSHNSNQVDAQLQEESSDRRDSISKRSSRRNSLAA, from the exons ATGACCAACATCCAGAGCATAGAAAATGTGGCAGACTGCACGCCTCTCTACCTGCCGCACAGCTTGTACCTCAAGCCGCTGGCCAAAATGCAAATCTCCGTATCACTGCCGCCGATCAAGACCGGAAAATCTGTATCCAACCTGGAGATAATGGACAAACTGGGCGTCGAGCTAAAGCCGGACAAGTTTCTGCTGCTCAAA GTATCCAAGAGCACAGTGAACACAATCCGTTTGGAAGCCGAGCTCGATGAGCGCAAGCGTCTGCGGACAGCCATCCAACGCCTGGACGGCATTTCCCTACGCATATCTGGCTTCAGTGAGTCGTTCCGAGTGCGCTGCACAGAGCACAAGGATGACTTCCCCACGCGACACGACTGGGACTCCTACTTCCGGGATGCCCGCAACATGGACGAAATGAAGGCGGGCGAAAGGCCGGACACCATTCATCTGAGTCACCTGCCCATGCGTTGGTTTTGTCCGCGGCACTCGGAGCATGAGGAGCACGTCAAGCCCAGCGAGAGCATCTTCAAGCGAATCTTCGAGAAGTACGGCCGCGTCCGAATGGTGGACATACCAATCTGTGACCCGTACCGAAAGAGCATGCAGGCGGATATCAACGGCATGCGCACTTTCAGTTTCGAGCAGGATGTCCTCTTTGAAGC ATATGTACAGTTTGAGGAGTATTCCAGCTTTGTGCGTGCCATGGATGAGTTTAGGGGCACTAAGTTGGTCCGAAAGTTCGTGGACAAAACCCAGGCCATCAACATTTGTGTCACCTTCGACAAGCAGAAGCACCTCAGCGACTCGCACGTGCAGCGCAGAGAACGCATGCGGAAGAAATGCATCGCAAAAGCCCAGGCTGAGGACGAAGAGCGGGAAAAGCTAAAAAAGCAGCAGGAAGAACAACTGGAACGCGAAAG GCAAAAGCAAGAAGAGTTGAAAACAGCGGAAGCAGAAAAGCAGCGTGAACGCGAAGAAAAGCGGAAAGAAAAGCATCTTAAAAAGATCCAGGAGCGAGGCCAGGTGGAAATATCGCAAAAGATACGCATCGAAGAACGGAAGCTGATGATAGCCCAACGCAAGCTGGAGAGTATACGCACCCTGGAAAAGCTATTCGAACGAATACAG CTGAAACAGAAGGACAAAAACCGTCGAGCCAAACAAGATGAAGTCAAGGACATCCAACGTGGCCGTCTGGTCGAAAAATACAAGGCTGCTACAGAGAAGCTCGTCTGTGATCAGCGAAAAATTGTGCAGGACATTAAAAGCAATACTCCATTAATGGGTCTTCTTAAGAGCAAATCCAAAAAGAGTTCTGCGCCCATGGACGCAAGCAGCGATGACGAAGTGGCGGCCAGTAAAAGGCACAAATTAGGCAATGGTATAACTGACTCTGCGACAGCAACCGACGTTAACGCAGCACTCAACCCGTTGAAAGCGGTAGCAGCAATGGCCGCTGTCCCAGGAGCTGGTGCCTACAGTGCCGAAGCAGCCAGCGAATGGATGCAGTCCCTCTCGATGTTTGGATACGGCTTGCCAGGTGTATTTCCTGGAGCTCTATACCGTCCACCAGCTCCGTTTCCCGTATCCAGCAACTATAGAGGCTTCGCCCCGCGTCCTCGAGGTCGCGGAAGGGGTCGTGGCATCGGGATGAGAGGCGGTCGTTCCGGATACGACTCCTATTACAATTCCAAGCATGATCGCTACGATGACGATGGCGACAATGGCTACTACCACAAGCCGTCGCGGGGCAG aaatcgCTCCCGTTCTTCATCTTCGTATTCAAGGAGTAGAAGTCGTTCCCGGGGACGTCG TGTTGTTTGTCGTTCTAGGCGCTCGAAATCGCGAAGTCGGTCACACTATCGAAAGTCATCCTACTCATCAAGATCcag GCGCAGCCACAGCCGATCTTCGCGCAGCCGCAGCAAATCGGCGTCACAGCGCAAGAACCGCAAACTGGCATCAACGCGCCGATCTCGATCCACCAGCTATTCTCGATCGCGTTCCCGCTCTCACTCCCGGAGGCGCTCCACTTCGCGCCGTGATCACCGAAGTCGTCATCGCAGCAGTCGTAGCAACAGCAGAAGTCGCAGCCATACACCGAAGGATGTGAAACTTGAGGCGGACAAGTTGGTCGCGTCAGCGGAGAAAATACAGCGAACCATCGAGCAGCATACCAAGGATCGGATGCGCGAGGAGGAGCGCGAAATCAAGGAAAACTTCAGACATGCCCGTACCAACAGCCACAACAGCAACCAGGTCGACGCACAATTGCAGGAGGAATCCAGCGATAGACGTGACAGCATCAGCAAGCGCAGCAGTCGCCGCAATTCACTGGCTGCCTGA
- the Xe7 gene encoding A-kinase anchor protein 17A isoform X2 has product MTNIQSIENVADCTPLYLPHSLYLKPLAKMQISVSLPPIKTGKSVSNLEIMDKLGVELKPDKFLLLKVSKSTVNTIRLEAELDERKRLRTAIQRLDGISLRISGFSESFRVRCTEHKDDFPTRHDWDSYFRDARNMDEMKAGERPDTIHLSHLPMRWFCPRHSEHEEHVKPSESIFKRIFEKYGRVRMVDIPICDPYRKSMQADINGMRTFSFEQDVLFEAYVQFEEYSSFVRAMDEFRGTKLVRKFVDKTQAINICVTFDKQKHLSDSHVQRRERMRKKCIAKAQAEDEEREKLKKQQEEQLERERQKQEELKTAEAEKQREREEKRKEKHLKKIQERGQVEISQKIRIEERKLMIAQRKLESIRTLEKLFERIQLKQKDKNRRAKQDEVKDIQRGRLVEKYKAATEKLVCDQRKIVQDIKSNTPLMGLLKSKSKKSSAPMDASSDDEVAASKRHKLGNGITDSATATDVNAALNPLKAVAAMAAVPGAGAYSAEAASEWMQSLSMFGYGLPGVFPGALYRPPAPFPVSSNYRGFAPRPRGRGRGRGIGMRGGRSGYDSYYNSKHDRYDDDGDNGYYHKPSRGRNRSRSSSSYSRSRSRSRGRRRSKSRSRSHYRKSSYSSRSRRSHSRSSRSRSKSASQRKNRKLASTRRSRSTSYSRSRSRSHSRRRSTSRRDHRSRHRSSRSNSRSRSHTPKDVKLEADKLVASAEKIQRTIEQHTKDRMREEEREIKENFRHARTNSHNSNQVDAQLQEESSDRRDSISKRSSRRNSLAA; this is encoded by the exons ATGACCAACATCCAGAGCATAGAAAATGTGGCAGACTGCACGCCTCTCTACCTGCCGCACAGCTTGTACCTCAAGCCGCTGGCCAAAATGCAAATCTCCGTATCACTGCCGCCGATCAAGACCGGAAAATCTGTATCCAACCTGGAGATAATGGACAAACTGGGCGTCGAGCTAAAGCCGGACAAGTTTCTGCTGCTCAAA GTATCCAAGAGCACAGTGAACACAATCCGTTTGGAAGCCGAGCTCGATGAGCGCAAGCGTCTGCGGACAGCCATCCAACGCCTGGACGGCATTTCCCTACGCATATCTGGCTTCAGTGAGTCGTTCCGAGTGCGCTGCACAGAGCACAAGGATGACTTCCCCACGCGACACGACTGGGACTCCTACTTCCGGGATGCCCGCAACATGGACGAAATGAAGGCGGGCGAAAGGCCGGACACCATTCATCTGAGTCACCTGCCCATGCGTTGGTTTTGTCCGCGGCACTCGGAGCATGAGGAGCACGTCAAGCCCAGCGAGAGCATCTTCAAGCGAATCTTCGAGAAGTACGGCCGCGTCCGAATGGTGGACATACCAATCTGTGACCCGTACCGAAAGAGCATGCAGGCGGATATCAACGGCATGCGCACTTTCAGTTTCGAGCAGGATGTCCTCTTTGAAGC ATATGTACAGTTTGAGGAGTATTCCAGCTTTGTGCGTGCCATGGATGAGTTTAGGGGCACTAAGTTGGTCCGAAAGTTCGTGGACAAAACCCAGGCCATCAACATTTGTGTCACCTTCGACAAGCAGAAGCACCTCAGCGACTCGCACGTGCAGCGCAGAGAACGCATGCGGAAGAAATGCATCGCAAAAGCCCAGGCTGAGGACGAAGAGCGGGAAAAGCTAAAAAAGCAGCAGGAAGAACAACTGGAACGCGAAAG GCAAAAGCAAGAAGAGTTGAAAACAGCGGAAGCAGAAAAGCAGCGTGAACGCGAAGAAAAGCGGAAAGAAAAGCATCTTAAAAAGATCCAGGAGCGAGGCCAGGTGGAAATATCGCAAAAGATACGCATCGAAGAACGGAAGCTGATGATAGCCCAACGCAAGCTGGAGAGTATACGCACCCTGGAAAAGCTATTCGAACGAATACAG CTGAAACAGAAGGACAAAAACCGTCGAGCCAAACAAGATGAAGTCAAGGACATCCAACGTGGCCGTCTGGTCGAAAAATACAAGGCTGCTACAGAGAAGCTCGTCTGTGATCAGCGAAAAATTGTGCAGGACATTAAAAGCAATACTCCATTAATGGGTCTTCTTAAGAGCAAATCCAAAAAGAGTTCTGCGCCCATGGACGCAAGCAGCGATGACGAAGTGGCGGCCAGTAAAAGGCACAAATTAGGCAATGGTATAACTGACTCTGCGACAGCAACCGACGTTAACGCAGCACTCAACCCGTTGAAAGCGGTAGCAGCAATGGCCGCTGTCCCAGGAGCTGGTGCCTACAGTGCCGAAGCAGCCAGCGAATGGATGCAGTCCCTCTCGATGTTTGGATACGGCTTGCCAGGTGTATTTCCTGGAGCTCTATACCGTCCACCAGCTCCGTTTCCCGTATCCAGCAACTATAGAGGCTTCGCCCCGCGTCCTCGAGGTCGCGGAAGGGGTCGTGGCATCGGGATGAGAGGCGGTCGTTCCGGATACGACTCCTATTACAATTCCAAGCATGATCGCTACGATGACGATGGCGACAATGGCTACTACCACAAGCCGTCGCGGGGCAG aaatcgCTCCCGTTCTTCATCTTCGTATTCAAGGAGTAGAAGTCGTTCCCGGGGACGTCG GCGCTCGAAATCGCGAAGTCGGTCACACTATCGAAAGTCATCCTACTCATCAAGATCcag GCGCAGCCACAGCCGATCTTCGCGCAGCCGCAGCAAATCGGCGTCACAGCGCAAGAACCGCAAACTGGCATCAACGCGCCGATCTCGATCCACCAGCTATTCTCGATCGCGTTCCCGCTCTCACTCCCGGAGGCGCTCCACTTCGCGCCGTGATCACCGAAGTCGTCATCGCAGCAGTCGTAGCAACAGCAGAAGTCGCAGCCATACACCGAAGGATGTGAAACTTGAGGCGGACAAGTTGGTCGCGTCAGCGGAGAAAATACAGCGAACCATCGAGCAGCATACCAAGGATCGGATGCGCGAGGAGGAGCGCGAAATCAAGGAAAACTTCAGACATGCCCGTACCAACAGCCACAACAGCAACCAGGTCGACGCACAATTGCAGGAGGAATCCAGCGATAGACGTGACAGCATCAGCAAGCGCAGCAGTCGCCGCAATTCACTGGCTGCCTGA
- the Xe7 gene encoding A-kinase anchor protein 17A isoform X3: MQISVSLPPIKTGKSVSNLEIMDKLGVELKPDKFLLLKVSKSTVNTIRLEAELDERKRLRTAIQRLDGISLRISGFSESFRVRCTEHKDDFPTRHDWDSYFRDARNMDEMKAGERPDTIHLSHLPMRWFCPRHSEHEEHVKPSESIFKRIFEKYGRVRMVDIPICDPYRKSMQADINGMRTFSFEQDVLFEAYVQFEEYSSFVRAMDEFRGTKLVRKFVDKTQAINICVTFDKQKHLSDSHVQRRERMRKKCIAKAQAEDEEREKLKKQQEEQLERERQKQEELKTAEAEKQREREEKRKEKHLKKIQERGQVEISQKIRIEERKLMIAQRKLESIRTLEKLFERIQLKQKDKNRRAKQDEVKDIQRGRLVEKYKAATEKLVCDQRKIVQDIKSNTPLMGLLKSKSKKSSAPMDASSDDEVAASKRHKLGNGITDSATATDVNAALNPLKAVAAMAAVPGAGAYSAEAASEWMQSLSMFGYGLPGVFPGALYRPPAPFPVSSNYRGFAPRPRGRGRGRGIGMRGGRSGYDSYYNSKHDRYDDDGDNGYYHKPSRGRNRSRSSSSYSRSRSRSRGRRVVCRSRRSKSRSRSHYRKSSYSSRSRRSHSRSSRSRSKSASQRKNRKLASTRRSRSTSYSRSRSRSHSRRRSTSRRDHRSRHRSSRSNSRSRSHTPKDVKLEADKLVASAEKIQRTIEQHTKDRMREEEREIKENFRHARTNSHNSNQVDAQLQEESSDRRDSISKRSSRRNSLAA, from the exons ATGCAAATCTCCGTATCACTGCCGCCGATCAAGACCGGAAAATCTGTATCCAACCTGGAGATAATGGACAAACTGGGCGTCGAGCTAAAGCCGGACAAGTTTCTGCTGCTCAAA GTATCCAAGAGCACAGTGAACACAATCCGTTTGGAAGCCGAGCTCGATGAGCGCAAGCGTCTGCGGACAGCCATCCAACGCCTGGACGGCATTTCCCTACGCATATCTGGCTTCAGTGAGTCGTTCCGAGTGCGCTGCACAGAGCACAAGGATGACTTCCCCACGCGACACGACTGGGACTCCTACTTCCGGGATGCCCGCAACATGGACGAAATGAAGGCGGGCGAAAGGCCGGACACCATTCATCTGAGTCACCTGCCCATGCGTTGGTTTTGTCCGCGGCACTCGGAGCATGAGGAGCACGTCAAGCCCAGCGAGAGCATCTTCAAGCGAATCTTCGAGAAGTACGGCCGCGTCCGAATGGTGGACATACCAATCTGTGACCCGTACCGAAAGAGCATGCAGGCGGATATCAACGGCATGCGCACTTTCAGTTTCGAGCAGGATGTCCTCTTTGAAGC ATATGTACAGTTTGAGGAGTATTCCAGCTTTGTGCGTGCCATGGATGAGTTTAGGGGCACTAAGTTGGTCCGAAAGTTCGTGGACAAAACCCAGGCCATCAACATTTGTGTCACCTTCGACAAGCAGAAGCACCTCAGCGACTCGCACGTGCAGCGCAGAGAACGCATGCGGAAGAAATGCATCGCAAAAGCCCAGGCTGAGGACGAAGAGCGGGAAAAGCTAAAAAAGCAGCAGGAAGAACAACTGGAACGCGAAAG GCAAAAGCAAGAAGAGTTGAAAACAGCGGAAGCAGAAAAGCAGCGTGAACGCGAAGAAAAGCGGAAAGAAAAGCATCTTAAAAAGATCCAGGAGCGAGGCCAGGTGGAAATATCGCAAAAGATACGCATCGAAGAACGGAAGCTGATGATAGCCCAACGCAAGCTGGAGAGTATACGCACCCTGGAAAAGCTATTCGAACGAATACAG CTGAAACAGAAGGACAAAAACCGTCGAGCCAAACAAGATGAAGTCAAGGACATCCAACGTGGCCGTCTGGTCGAAAAATACAAGGCTGCTACAGAGAAGCTCGTCTGTGATCAGCGAAAAATTGTGCAGGACATTAAAAGCAATACTCCATTAATGGGTCTTCTTAAGAGCAAATCCAAAAAGAGTTCTGCGCCCATGGACGCAAGCAGCGATGACGAAGTGGCGGCCAGTAAAAGGCACAAATTAGGCAATGGTATAACTGACTCTGCGACAGCAACCGACGTTAACGCAGCACTCAACCCGTTGAAAGCGGTAGCAGCAATGGCCGCTGTCCCAGGAGCTGGTGCCTACAGTGCCGAAGCAGCCAGCGAATGGATGCAGTCCCTCTCGATGTTTGGATACGGCTTGCCAGGTGTATTTCCTGGAGCTCTATACCGTCCACCAGCTCCGTTTCCCGTATCCAGCAACTATAGAGGCTTCGCCCCGCGTCCTCGAGGTCGCGGAAGGGGTCGTGGCATCGGGATGAGAGGCGGTCGTTCCGGATACGACTCCTATTACAATTCCAAGCATGATCGCTACGATGACGATGGCGACAATGGCTACTACCACAAGCCGTCGCGGGGCAG aaatcgCTCCCGTTCTTCATCTTCGTATTCAAGGAGTAGAAGTCGTTCCCGGGGACGTCG TGTTGTTTGTCGTTCTAGGCGCTCGAAATCGCGAAGTCGGTCACACTATCGAAAGTCATCCTACTCATCAAGATCcag GCGCAGCCACAGCCGATCTTCGCGCAGCCGCAGCAAATCGGCGTCACAGCGCAAGAACCGCAAACTGGCATCAACGCGCCGATCTCGATCCACCAGCTATTCTCGATCGCGTTCCCGCTCTCACTCCCGGAGGCGCTCCACTTCGCGCCGTGATCACCGAAGTCGTCATCGCAGCAGTCGTAGCAACAGCAGAAGTCGCAGCCATACACCGAAGGATGTGAAACTTGAGGCGGACAAGTTGGTCGCGTCAGCGGAGAAAATACAGCGAACCATCGAGCAGCATACCAAGGATCGGATGCGCGAGGAGGAGCGCGAAATCAAGGAAAACTTCAGACATGCCCGTACCAACAGCCACAACAGCAACCAGGTCGACGCACAATTGCAGGAGGAATCCAGCGATAGACGTGACAGCATCAGCAAGCGCAGCAGTCGCCGCAATTCACTGGCTGCCTGA